Proteins found in one Paraburkholderia caballeronis genomic segment:
- a CDS encoding PDR/VanB family oxidoreductase, which produces MKSSLHPVRVDAIRDEAPGIRSFVVSRIDGAPFDAYEAGAHIDVTGPSGIVRQYSLCGDPDDTRRHVFAVKREPASRGGSSALHDHVEVGTQLVIGAPRNRFRLAPQAGSHVLVGAGIGVTPLVSMAYQLVRDGAPFVLHYFVRSEAHAAFLPLLTQSPFGERLRLHCGVEPADLDTTLAGILAPCEADAHVYTCGPGPFMDQVIDTASRHVPTDAVHFERFSAEADRTEAPDATANASTFDIRLARSGQTVRVNPGISIVDALASIGVEIDTSCGEGVCGTCMIDVVDGEPDHRDHCLSQAERAGGKTICCCVSRSRSPLLVLDL; this is translated from the coding sequence ATGAAATCATCGCTTCATCCCGTCCGCGTCGACGCCATCCGCGACGAAGCTCCCGGTATCCGCTCGTTCGTCGTATCCCGCATCGACGGCGCGCCGTTCGACGCGTACGAAGCCGGCGCGCATATCGACGTCACCGGCCCGTCCGGCATCGTGCGGCAATACTCGCTGTGCGGCGACCCCGACGACACCCGCCGTCACGTGTTCGCCGTCAAGCGCGAACCCGCGTCGCGAGGCGGGTCGAGCGCGCTGCACGACCACGTCGAAGTCGGCACGCAGCTGGTCATCGGCGCACCGCGCAACCGCTTTCGCCTCGCCCCGCAGGCCGGTTCGCACGTGCTGGTCGGCGCGGGCATCGGCGTGACGCCGCTCGTCAGCATGGCGTACCAACTGGTCCGCGACGGCGCGCCGTTCGTCCTGCATTATTTCGTGCGCAGCGAGGCCCACGCGGCGTTCCTGCCGCTGCTGACCCAATCTCCATTCGGCGAACGTCTGCGGCTCCACTGCGGCGTCGAACCCGCCGACCTCGACACGACGCTCGCCGGCATCCTCGCGCCATGCGAAGCGGACGCGCACGTCTACACCTGCGGCCCAGGCCCGTTCATGGATCAGGTGATCGACACGGCCAGCCGCCATGTCCCAACCGACGCCGTGCATTTCGAACGCTTCTCGGCCGAAGCGGATCGCACCGAAGCGCCCGACGCAACGGCCAACGCCAGCACCTTCGACATCCGCCTCGCCCGCAGCGGCCAAACCGTGCGCGTGAACCCCGGCATCTCGATCGTCGACGCGCTCGCGTCGATCGGCGTCGAAATCGACACGTCGTGCGGCGAAGGCGTCTGCGGCACCTGCATGATCGACGTGGTCGACGGCGAGCCCGACCATCGCGACCATTGCCTGAGCCAGGCCGAACGCGCGGGCGGCAAGACGATCTGCTGCTGCGTGTCCCGCTCGCGCTCCCCTCTTCTCGTGCTCGACCTCTAG
- a CDS encoding helix-turn-helix domain-containing protein, which yields MTTSGTITMTMREVDRLRTIQSLADGLLMTWQAAERLHLSRRQVERLTVRYRSQGASGLLSRHRGHPSNYQLADGVAERALNLIRDCYPDSEPAG from the coding sequence ATGACGACATCCGGGACGATCACCATGACGATGCGCGAGGTAGACCGGCTCAGGACAATCCAGTCGCTGGCCGATGGGCTGCTGATGACGTGGCAGGCCGCTGAGCGGCTCCATCTGAGCCGGCGCCAGGTTGAGCGGCTGACCGTGCGCTATCGCAGCCAGGGCGCGTCGGGACTGCTGTCACGGCATCGTGGGCATCCGAGCAACTACCAGTTGGCAGACGGCGTGGCCGAGCGCGCGTTGAACCTGATTCGGGATTGTTACCCGGACAGCGAGCCGGCCGGCTGA
- a CDS encoding aromatic ring-hydroxylating oxygenase subunit alpha, with product MSDILQPPCQAIDTSALRTRVEPDRVMPSLYNDPALFETELDRIFYQTWIWVAHESELPNPGDFRTTVIGRQPVIVVRDRDGSVNVLENRCRHRAATVCEQHKGNARGFTCPYHSWSYGLDGALRALPYGDGYEGIADKRELPLRSLRVGIYQGLIFASFNPTIEPLEDFLGGAKPWIDLFMKQGAGYPVKVNGEHRFRFKGNWKIQLENTTDLYHFPVVHKSWMKTIDDETAAAITSFMTSDGAFCRSLGNGHSVAVLMPELIDLDDDNGAPLPVRHEALAASLAKSYAPDEVRRIVRSLMGVGFNVNLFPNLALSMSFFRVLRPISVDETEIRHVALGMDGGPEEANQVRLRVHEHFQGPLGFGSPDDAEAWERVQRGSYAGPDVPILVNRGLNRETTAPDGQKTAHATDETGMRAAYAQWKLMMEPQS from the coding sequence ATGAGCGACATCCTTCAGCCGCCCTGTCAGGCCATCGACACGAGCGCGCTGCGCACGCGGGTCGAACCCGACCGCGTGATGCCTTCGCTGTACAACGATCCGGCGCTGTTCGAAACGGAACTCGACCGGATCTTCTATCAGACCTGGATCTGGGTCGCGCACGAAAGCGAGTTGCCGAACCCCGGCGACTTCCGCACCACGGTGATCGGCCGTCAGCCGGTGATCGTCGTGCGCGATCGCGACGGCTCGGTCAACGTGCTCGAAAACCGCTGCCGCCATCGCGCGGCGACGGTCTGCGAGCAGCACAAGGGCAACGCGCGCGGCTTCACGTGTCCGTACCATAGCTGGAGCTACGGCCTCGACGGCGCGCTGCGCGCGCTGCCGTATGGCGACGGCTACGAAGGCATCGCGGACAAGCGCGAACTGCCGCTGCGCTCGCTGCGCGTCGGCATCTATCAGGGGCTGATCTTCGCGAGCTTCAACCCGACGATCGAGCCGCTCGAAGACTTCCTCGGCGGCGCGAAACCGTGGATCGACCTGTTCATGAAACAGGGCGCCGGTTATCCGGTCAAGGTGAACGGCGAGCACCGCTTCCGCTTCAAGGGCAACTGGAAAATCCAGCTGGAGAACACGACCGATCTCTATCACTTCCCGGTGGTCCACAAGTCGTGGATGAAGACCATCGACGACGAAACCGCGGCCGCGATCACCAGCTTCATGACGAGCGACGGCGCGTTCTGCCGTTCGCTCGGCAACGGCCACAGCGTCGCGGTGCTGATGCCGGAACTGATCGATCTCGACGACGACAACGGCGCGCCGCTTCCGGTGCGTCACGAGGCGCTCGCCGCGTCGCTCGCGAAGTCGTATGCGCCCGACGAAGTGCGGCGCATCGTGCGCTCGCTGATGGGCGTCGGCTTCAACGTGAACCTGTTTCCGAACCTGGCGCTGTCGATGTCGTTCTTTCGCGTGCTGCGGCCGATCTCGGTCGACGAAACGGAGATCCGCCACGTCGCGCTCGGCATGGACGGCGGTCCCGAGGAGGCGAACCAGGTGCGCCTGCGCGTGCATGAACACTTCCAGGGGCCGCTCGGCTTCGGCAGCCCGGACGACGCGGAAGCGTGGGAGCGCGTGCAGCGCGGCTCGTATGCCGGCCCCGACGTGCCGATCCTCGTGAACCGCGGGCTGAACCGAGAGACCACCGCGCCGGACGGCCAGAAGACCGCGCACGCCACCGACGAAACCGGGATGCGCGCCGCGTATGCGCAATGGAAGCTGATGATGGAGCCGCAATCGTGA
- a CDS encoding electron transfer flavoprotein subunit alpha/FixB family protein codes for MTVLVIADHDNSALHPATLSCIAAAQAIGGDVHVLVAGCDARAAADMAARARGVAKVLLADAPQLAQGLAENVERTVMAIAPDYTHVVAPSTAYGKNVAPRIAARLDVAQVSDVIAIDGPSTFRRPIYAGNAIATIESCDAQKVLTVRPTSFDPVRTDGEPAPVVAIDAAPDSGLSSFVSRTLTVSERPELASARIVVSGGRGLGSAEHYRQVLEPLADRLGAALGASRAAVDAGFASNDSQVGQTGKIVAPELYVAVGISGAIQHLAGMKDSGVIVAINKDAEAPIFGVADYGLVADLFQAVPELVGAL; via the coding sequence ATGACGGTTCTGGTGATTGCGGATCACGACAACAGCGCGCTTCATCCGGCGACGCTGAGCTGTATTGCGGCAGCGCAGGCGATCGGCGGGGACGTTCATGTCCTCGTCGCGGGCTGCGATGCGCGCGCTGCCGCCGACATGGCCGCGCGGGCGCGCGGCGTGGCGAAAGTGCTGCTTGCGGACGCGCCGCAACTGGCGCAGGGGCTGGCGGAAAACGTCGAGCGAACGGTCATGGCGATCGCGCCGGACTATACGCACGTCGTCGCGCCGTCGACCGCCTACGGCAAGAACGTCGCGCCGCGCATTGCGGCGCGACTCGACGTGGCGCAGGTGAGCGATGTCATCGCGATCGACGGGCCATCGACGTTTCGACGGCCCATTTATGCGGGCAATGCGATTGCGACGATCGAATCCTGCGACGCGCAGAAAGTGCTTACGGTGCGGCCGACGAGCTTCGATCCGGTTCGGACCGACGGCGAGCCGGCGCCGGTCGTCGCGATCGACGCGGCCCCCGACAGCGGGCTGTCGTCGTTCGTGAGCCGCACGCTGACGGTTTCGGAGCGACCTGAACTCGCTTCGGCGCGCATCGTCGTGTCCGGCGGGCGCGGGCTCGGCAGCGCGGAACACTACCGGCAGGTGCTGGAGCCGCTGGCCGACCGGCTGGGCGCGGCGCTGGGCGCATCGCGCGCGGCGGTGGACGCGGGGTTCGCGTCGAACGACAGCCAGGTGGGACAGACCGGCAAGATCGTGGCGCCGGAGCTTTACGTGGCCGTGGGCATTTCCGGCGCGATCCAGCATCTGGCGGGCATGAAGGACTCGGGCGTGATCGTGGCCATCAACAAGGATGCGGAAGCCCCGATCTTCGGCGTGGCCGATTATGGGCTGGTCGCGGACCTGTTCCAGGCGGTCCCGGAACTGGTCGGCGCGTTGTAG
- a CDS encoding CaiB/BaiF CoA transferase family protein produces MSGNLLTGVRVLDLTNVLAGPFAGYQLALLGAEVIKIETPGTGDLARQLGADPALNRRGMGTSFLAQNAGKRSMTLNLKREAGKAIFRRLVAEADVVLENYRPGVMARLGLDYAALKEVRPTLVYCSISGYGQGGPLATAPAYDQIIQGRSGVMSITGDRYSAPLRVGYPVCDTIGGITAAFAIAAALVRRQRDGEGSFIDVSMLDSAIVTMGWIVSNQLIAGRSPVPMGNDNFTASPSGAFRTGRGLLNIAANKQEQFEALCRVLGADALAADPRFAEREARKLNRVALTTEIERHLSAHDALWWEARLNEAGVPAGPVLSVEEALAQPQVAHRNLTMTVPATASPSGDPITVTRSGFHVDGKPQSVELGPPELGAHTEAVLLEAGFSREEVARWREDGTL; encoded by the coding sequence ATGAGCGGTAACTTGCTGACGGGCGTCAGGGTGCTCGACCTGACCAACGTGCTCGCCGGGCCGTTCGCCGGCTATCAGCTGGCGTTGCTCGGCGCCGAGGTGATCAAGATCGAAACGCCGGGGACCGGCGACCTGGCCCGCCAGCTGGGCGCCGATCCCGCGCTGAACCGGCGCGGCATGGGAACGTCGTTTCTCGCGCAGAACGCCGGCAAGCGTTCGATGACGCTGAATCTCAAGCGCGAAGCCGGCAAGGCGATTTTCCGGCGGCTGGTGGCCGAAGCGGACGTGGTGCTCGAAAACTACCGGCCCGGCGTGATGGCCCGGCTCGGCCTCGACTACGCGGCGTTGAAGGAGGTCCGGCCGACCCTCGTGTACTGCTCCATTTCGGGCTACGGACAAGGCGGGCCGCTGGCGACCGCGCCGGCCTACGACCAGATCATCCAGGGCCGGTCCGGCGTGATGAGCATCACCGGCGACCGCTACTCCGCGCCGTTGCGCGTCGGTTATCCGGTCTGCGACACGATAGGCGGCATCACCGCCGCGTTTGCGATCGCCGCCGCCCTCGTGCGGCGCCAGCGCGACGGCGAGGGCAGCTTCATCGACGTTTCGATGCTCGATTCCGCGATCGTCACGATGGGCTGGATCGTGTCGAACCAGTTGATCGCGGGGCGCAGCCCGGTGCCGATGGGCAACGACAATTTCACCGCCAGTCCGTCCGGCGCGTTTCGCACCGGGCGGGGCTTGCTCAATATCGCCGCCAACAAGCAGGAACAGTTCGAAGCGTTATGCCGCGTGCTCGGCGCGGACGCGCTGGCGGCCGATCCCCGCTTCGCGGAGCGCGAAGCGCGAAAGCTGAACCGCGTCGCGCTCACGACGGAAATCGAGCGCCATCTGTCGGCGCACGATGCGCTGTGGTGGGAGGCGCGGCTGAACGAGGCCGGCGTGCCGGCGGGGCCGGTGCTGAGCGTCGAGGAGGCGCTCGCGCAGCCCCAGGTGGCTCACCGCAACCTGACGATGACCGTGCCGGCAACGGCTTCGCCGTCCGGCGATCCCATCACCGTGACCCGCAGCGGCTTTCATGTCGACGGCAAGCCGCAATCGGTCGAACTCGGACCGCCGGAACTGGGCGCGCATACGGAGGCCGTCCTGCTCGAAGCGGGGTTCAGCCGGGAAGAGGTGGCGCGCTGGCGCGAGGACGGAACGTTATGA
- a CDS encoding electron transfer flavoprotein subunit beta/FixA family protein, with translation MKIVVAVKRVLDYSVKVRVRADGSGVDLSSAKMSMNPFDEIAVEAAVRLKEQGVATEVIAVSCGPAPCEETLRAAMAIGADRGVRIESAPELQPLAVAKLLNAIVARERPQLVFTGKQAIDDDASQTGQMLAAMAGLPQATFASALQIADGQAVVSREVDGGAETVALRLPAVITVDLRLNEPRYVTLPNIMKAKKKPLEVLTPAELGVDVTPRLKVLAVTEPPPRNAGIRVPDVQSLVERLRAEARVL, from the coding sequence ATGAAGATCGTAGTGGCAGTCAAGCGGGTACTCGATTACAGCGTGAAAGTGCGGGTCAGGGCCGACGGCAGCGGCGTCGACCTGTCGAGCGCGAAGATGTCCATGAATCCCTTTGACGAGATCGCGGTGGAGGCGGCCGTACGGTTGAAGGAGCAGGGCGTTGCGACGGAGGTGATCGCCGTGTCGTGCGGTCCCGCGCCATGCGAGGAAACGCTGCGCGCGGCGATGGCCATCGGCGCGGATAGAGGCGTGCGCATCGAGTCGGCGCCGGAATTGCAGCCGCTGGCGGTAGCGAAACTGCTGAACGCGATCGTCGCAAGGGAACGGCCGCAACTCGTCTTCACCGGCAAGCAGGCGATCGACGACGACGCGAGCCAGACCGGCCAGATGCTGGCGGCGATGGCGGGGCTGCCGCAGGCGACGTTCGCATCGGCCTTGCAGATCGCCGACGGCCAGGCCGTCGTTTCGCGGGAGGTGGACGGCGGCGCGGAAACCGTGGCGCTGCGTTTGCCGGCGGTCATCACGGTCGATCTCCGGCTGAACGAGCCGCGCTACGTCACGCTGCCGAACATCATGAAAGCGAAGAAGAAGCCGCTGGAAGTCTTGACGCCGGCGGAGCTTGGTGTCGACGTGACGCCGCGTCTGAAAGTGCTGGCGGTGACCGAGCCGCCGCCGCGCAACGCGGGGATCAGGGTGCCGGACGTCCAGTCGCTGGTCGAGCGTCTGCGAGCCGAAGCCCGGGTGCTGTGA
- a CDS encoding tripartite tricarboxylate transporter permease gives MIGQSLIDLWHGFGVAFQLQNLMWSFFGVLVGNLIGVLPGMGPLSAISILLPLTYTMHPIAAVLMLAGIFYGSQYGGAIGAILLNLPCHPPHAVTCLDGYPLTRQGKGGTALSVTIISSFFAASVGIIIMIFASPLLVKVAFKFGPAELFSIMLLGLLAGGTMSRGSPLKGISMTLLGLLLGTVGTDVNTGTLRYTLGFYQLADGIELVALALGLFGVAEFLRNVNRMQVAGSSVKMSLRDMRPSRKELKVAVAPMVRGTLMGALFGAMPGTGPTITTFLAYAVEKKISRTPERFGHGALEGVAAPEAASHSKTQVDFIPTMSLGIPGDPVMALILGALLIQGIQPGPQLITEHADLFWGLIASFWVGNVLLVLLNVPLIGVWVKLLQVPYRYLHPAALFFIAVGVYSTNNSLFEVGEVLVFGVIGAILLALDFPVAPIMLGFVLGPLVEENFRRSLLLSRGDLTVFFQRPISAAFMSISILFIVAQIGFAIYGAMRRRRNRPPAADAHPASPANGQECRG, from the coding sequence ATGATCGGACAATCCCTGATTGATTTGTGGCACGGCTTCGGCGTCGCGTTCCAGCTTCAGAACCTGATGTGGTCGTTTTTCGGCGTGCTGGTCGGCAACCTGATCGGCGTGCTGCCCGGCATGGGGCCGCTGTCGGCCATCTCGATCCTGCTGCCCCTGACCTATACGATGCACCCGATCGCTGCCGTGCTGATGCTGGCGGGCATTTTCTACGGGTCGCAATACGGCGGCGCGATCGGGGCGATCCTGCTGAATCTGCCCTGTCATCCGCCGCACGCGGTGACCTGTCTCGACGGTTATCCGTTGACCCGGCAGGGCAAAGGCGGGACCGCGCTCAGCGTCACGATCATCTCGTCGTTCTTCGCAGCGTCGGTCGGCATCATCATCATGATCTTCGCTTCGCCGCTGCTCGTGAAGGTCGCGTTCAAGTTCGGCCCGGCGGAGCTGTTCTCGATCATGCTGCTCGGTCTGCTGGCCGGCGGCACCATGTCCCGGGGATCGCCGCTGAAAGGCATCTCGATGACGCTCCTCGGGCTGCTGCTCGGAACCGTCGGGACCGACGTCAACACCGGCACGCTGCGCTACACGCTCGGCTTTTACCAGCTGGCGGACGGCATCGAACTCGTCGCGCTGGCGCTCGGGCTGTTCGGCGTGGCGGAATTCCTGCGCAACGTGAACCGCATGCAGGTGGCGGGGAGCAGCGTGAAGATGAGCCTGCGCGACATGCGGCCGAGCCGGAAGGAACTCAAGGTGGCGGTGGCCCCGATGGTGCGCGGCACGCTGATGGGCGCCCTGTTCGGCGCGATGCCCGGCACGGGGCCGACGATCACCACCTTCCTCGCGTATGCGGTGGAGAAAAAGATCTCCCGGACGCCGGAACGTTTCGGCCACGGCGCGCTGGAGGGCGTGGCGGCGCCGGAAGCCGCGTCGCATTCGAAGACCCAGGTGGACTTCATTCCGACGATGAGCCTCGGCATTCCCGGCGATCCGGTGATGGCGCTGATTCTCGGGGCGCTGCTGATCCAGGGCATCCAGCCCGGGCCGCAACTGATCACCGAGCACGCCGACCTTTTCTGGGGGTTGATTGCGAGCTTCTGGGTCGGCAACGTGCTGCTCGTGCTGCTGAACGTGCCGCTGATCGGCGTGTGGGTGAAGCTCCTTCAGGTGCCGTACCGCTACCTGCATCCCGCGGCGCTGTTCTTCATCGCCGTCGGCGTGTACAGCACCAACAACAGCCTGTTCGAAGTCGGCGAGGTGCTGGTGTTCGGGGTGATCGGCGCGATCCTGCTTGCGCTCGACTTTCCGGTCGCGCCCATCATGCTCGGGTTCGTGCTGGGGCCGCTCGTCGAGGAGAACTTCCGCCGGTCGCTTCTGCTGTCGCGCGGCGATCTGACGGTCTTTTTCCAGCGTCCGATCAGCGCCGCGTTCATGAGCATTTCGATTCTGTTCATCGTCGCGCAGATCGGGTTCGCCATTTACGGCGCGATGCGCAGGCGCAGGAACCGCCCGCCGGCTGCGGACGCGCATCCCGCTTCGCCGGCGAACGGCCAGGAATGCCGCGGATGA
- a CDS encoding citryl-CoA lyase — protein MTTWAGKAADLLAETKRWWTTRIIDIRPGEIRIKGRPIETLIGHAGYARMVWLMLRDDEPTPAELALLEAALVAAVDHGPQAPSIAIARMAVTCGAPLNAAMASAINVLDGVHGGAGEQCLQLYADVLARANDGLELEAAVHAALDAFVAAHGKMIPGFGHRFHPVDPRSVRLLALVEDAVEAGAATGRYARVGRLVERALEQRTGTRIPMNIDGATAVVYGELNFAPPLARGLFILSRSVGILAHAWEQKQQGGRIKGPLPPAVGYTYAGDD, from the coding sequence ATGACGACATGGGCAGGGAAGGCGGCCGATCTGCTGGCCGAGACGAAGCGTTGGTGGACCACGCGGATCATCGACATCCGGCCGGGCGAGATCCGGATCAAGGGGCGTCCGATCGAGACGCTGATCGGTCACGCGGGGTACGCGCGCATGGTCTGGTTGATGTTGCGCGACGACGAGCCCACGCCGGCGGAGCTTGCGCTGCTGGAGGCCGCGCTGGTGGCGGCGGTCGATCACGGGCCGCAGGCGCCGTCGATCGCCATCGCGCGGATGGCCGTGACGTGCGGCGCGCCGCTCAACGCGGCCATGGCGTCCGCGATCAATGTGCTCGACGGCGTTCACGGCGGCGCGGGCGAACAATGCCTGCAACTCTACGCCGACGTGCTGGCGAGAGCGAACGATGGGCTCGAACTCGAAGCGGCGGTCCATGCCGCGCTCGACGCGTTCGTCGCCGCGCACGGCAAGATGATTCCCGGTTTCGGGCACCGGTTTCATCCTGTCGATCCCCGCTCGGTGCGGCTGCTGGCGCTGGTCGAGGACGCCGTCGAGGCGGGGGCTGCGACCGGGCGTTACGCACGGGTGGGACGCCTCGTCGAACGCGCGCTGGAGCAGCGCACCGGCACGCGGATTCCGATGAACATCGACGGCGCCACCGCCGTGGTGTATGGCGAACTGAACTTTGCTCCGCCGCTGGCGCGCGGGCTCTTCATCCTGTCGCGGTCGGTTGGAATTCTTGCTCATGCGTGGGAGCAGAAGCAGCAGGGCGGCCGCATCAAGGGACCATTGCCGCCGGCGGTGGGTTATACGTATGCTGGGGATGACTGA
- a CDS encoding ISNCY family transposase, with protein MNATGTITMTMREVDRFKVIQAVTEARLKPGQAAVRLGLSVRQVERLVLRYQAAGVAGLVSGKRGRPGNHQLPPGKAQRALALIRERYPDFGPTLACEKLRECHGIGLAVETVRTLMRAAGLWIPRRERPPKVYQPRNRRACLGELIQIDGSDHRWFEDRAPACTLLVFIDDATGRLMELHFTATESTFSYFEALAKYLKVHGKPVAFYSDKASVFYVKQRSQTAGKGVTQFGRALYELNIDAFCANTSQAKGRVERANLTLQDRLVKELRLRGISTREAANAYAPSFIADFNRRFGRLPKSDYDAHRPLRADEDLRQILAYRVPRKVSNALTVQYDRVMYLLDDTPVSRGLMHEYVEVVEYPDSVIEVQASGVTLPYRQYDRIARVDQGAEVENKRLASVLEVARCVQAMRDDRWAAGSPSRTHCGEEVRAKKALVGLKKQRAIDVADINHAVLDVSAKTRRERGAAAPPNPET; from the coding sequence ATGAACGCGACTGGGACGATCACGATGACGATGCGCGAGGTGGACAGGTTCAAGGTCATCCAGGCGGTAACGGAGGCGCGGCTCAAGCCTGGCCAGGCCGCCGTGCGGCTCGGGCTGAGCGTGCGACAGGTCGAGCGGCTGGTGCTGCGCTATCAGGCCGCTGGCGTGGCGGGACTGGTATCGGGCAAGCGTGGCCGTCCCGGCAACCACCAGCTGCCGCCCGGCAAGGCGCAGCGTGCGCTGGCGCTGATCCGCGAGCGCTACCCGGATTTTGGGCCGACGCTGGCCTGCGAGAAGCTGCGGGAGTGTCACGGCATCGGACTGGCGGTCGAGACGGTGCGTACGCTGATGCGGGCAGCCGGGCTGTGGATTCCGCGCAGGGAGCGTCCGCCGAAGGTCTACCAGCCGCGCAACCGACGTGCGTGCCTGGGCGAACTGATCCAGATCGACGGCAGCGATCACCGCTGGTTCGAGGACCGGGCGCCCGCCTGTACGCTGCTGGTGTTCATCGATGACGCGACCGGGCGCCTGATGGAGCTGCACTTCACGGCCACCGAGTCGACCTTCAGTTACTTTGAGGCGCTGGCGAAGTATCTGAAGGTGCACGGCAAGCCCGTCGCGTTCTATAGCGACAAGGCCAGCGTCTTCTATGTGAAGCAGCGCTCGCAGACGGCGGGCAAAGGCGTCACGCAGTTTGGCCGCGCCCTGTACGAACTGAACATCGACGCATTCTGTGCGAACACGAGCCAGGCCAAGGGCCGTGTGGAGCGCGCCAACCTGACGTTGCAGGACCGGCTGGTGAAGGAGTTGCGCTTGCGTGGGATCAGCACGCGGGAGGCGGCCAACGCTTATGCGCCCTCCTTCATCGCCGACTTCAACCGGCGTTTCGGCCGGCTACCGAAGAGCGATTACGACGCGCACCGGCCGCTGCGTGCTGACGAGGATCTGCGGCAGATCCTCGCGTATCGCGTGCCACGCAAAGTCTCCAATGCGCTGACCGTGCAGTACGACCGCGTGATGTATCTGCTCGATGACACGCCCGTTAGTCGCGGGCTGATGCATGAATACGTCGAGGTCGTTGAATACCCCGATAGCGTCATCGAGGTCCAGGCCAGTGGTGTGACGCTACCGTACCGGCAATACGATCGCATCGCACGTGTCGATCAGGGCGCCGAGGTCGAGAACAAGCGGCTCGCGAGCGTGCTGGAGGTGGCCCGTTGCGTACAGGCGATGCGTGACGATCGCTGGGCGGCGGGCTCGCCCTCACGCACCCATTGCGGTGAAGAGGTTCGCGCGAAGAAAGCGCTTGTCGGGCTGAAGAAACAGCGCGCCATTGACGTTGCCGACATCAATCATGCTGTTCTGGACGTCAGTGCCAAAACAAGGCGGGAACGGGGGGCGGCTGCGCCGCCCAACCCGGAAACATAA
- a CDS encoding LysR family transcriptional regulator — protein sequence MTSLDHVDLNLLRVFNAIIEERSLTRAGQRLALSQPAVSYALGRLRTLFDDPLFIRTRVGMQPTPIALELSGIVGRALDTVREALRYAERFDPAVSTRTFRLSLSDAGELAYLPPICEALHRLAPNVRLRIEPTPVEQIEEALRVSRLDFAIGNLPELAAHTRHRLLFDETYVCMTRKRRGLPRGPRIDLASFTAATHVQVLSVEHSHHALEDAFRAHGVGRNTVLELPHFVALPSVLAVTGYYATLPRRLAQIFNRDGEFRIYELPVELPGASVTMHWHENFDGDEGNVWLRELMTDIVRTFDRQLGKRA from the coding sequence ATGACGTCGCTCGACCACGTCGATCTGAATCTGCTGCGGGTGTTCAACGCGATCATCGAGGAGCGCAGTCTCACGCGGGCCGGACAGCGTCTCGCGCTGTCGCAGCCCGCGGTCAGTTATGCGCTGGGCCGGCTGCGCACGCTGTTCGACGATCCGCTGTTCATCCGCACGCGTGTCGGCATGCAGCCCACGCCGATCGCGCTGGAACTGTCGGGAATCGTCGGCCGCGCGCTCGACACGGTGCGCGAGGCGCTGCGTTACGCAGAGCGGTTCGATCCCGCCGTGAGCACGCGGACCTTCCGGCTGTCGTTATCGGATGCGGGGGAGCTGGCGTATCTGCCGCCGATCTGCGAGGCGCTGCACCGGCTCGCGCCGAACGTGCGGCTGCGCATCGAGCCGACGCCGGTCGAGCAGATCGAGGAGGCATTGCGGGTGAGCCGTCTCGACTTCGCGATCGGCAACCTGCCGGAACTGGCCGCGCATACGCGGCACCGGCTGCTGTTCGACGAAACTTACGTATGCATGACGCGCAAGCGCCGCGGTCTGCCGCGCGGGCCGCGGATCGACCTGGCGTCGTTCACGGCCGCGACCCACGTGCAGGTGCTGTCCGTCGAGCACAGCCATCATGCGCTGGAGGATGCGTTTCGCGCGCATGGAGTCGGCCGCAATACGGTGCTCGAACTGCCGCACTTCGTGGCGCTGCCGAGCGTGCTCGCGGTGACCGGTTATTACGCGACGCTGCCGCGCCGGCTCGCGCAGATTTTCAACCGCGATGGGGAATTCCGGATCTACGAACTGCCGGTCGAACTGCCCGGCGCGTCCGTGACGATGCACTGGCACGAGAACTTCGACGGCGACGAAGGCAACGTGTGGCTGCGCGAACTGATGACCGACATCGTCCGCACGTTCGACCGGCAACTGGGCAAACGCGCCTAG